From Acidobacteriota bacterium, a single genomic window includes:
- a CDS encoding class I SAM-dependent methyltransferase produces MSDYQDHNRAAWDREVERGNPWTRPVTSQQVAAARRGDWRVVLTNQLPVPRHWFPPLAGSDGLCLGGGGGQQGPILAAAGARVTVFDLSPQQLERDRQVAERDGLELTVEEGDMGDLNCFDDDSFDWIFNPVSNCFVPEVRGVWRECARVLRGGGVLMTGFANPTLFLFEEGDESLVVRHGLPYADSEALPAEVLAERRDPLVYGHTLDDQIGGQLAAGFQLTDLYEDRDPDEALSRYIANYLATRAVLTP; encoded by the coding sequence ATGAGCGACTACCAAGACCACAATCGTGCCGCCTGGGACCGCGAGGTCGAGCGCGGTAATCCCTGGACCCGCCCGGTGACGTCGCAGCAGGTGGCGGCGGCGAGGCGGGGTGACTGGAGAGTTGTGCTCACCAATCAGCTGCCGGTGCCGCGTCACTGGTTTCCGCCCCTGGCGGGCTCGGACGGTCTCTGCTTGGGCGGTGGCGGCGGTCAGCAGGGGCCCATCCTGGCCGCTGCCGGAGCTCGGGTGACGGTCTTCGACCTGTCGCCGCAGCAGCTCGAGAGGGATCGCCAGGTGGCCGAGCGCGACGGACTCGAGCTGACCGTCGAAGAGGGCGACATGGGCGATTTGAACTGCTTCGACGACGACTCCTTCGACTGGATCTTCAATCCGGTGTCGAACTGCTTCGTTCCCGAGGTGCGCGGCGTTTGGCGCGAGTGTGCGCGGGTGCTGCGTGGCGGGGGTGTCTTGATGACCGGCTTCGCCAACCCGACCCTCTTTCTCTTCGAGGAAGGCGACGAGTCCTTGGTGGTGCGCCATGGCCTGCCCTACGCGGACTCCGAGGCCCTGCCGGCGGAGGTGCTCGCTGAGCGTCGCGATCCGCTGGTCTACGGCCACACCCTGGACGACCAGATCGGGGGCCAGCTCGCCGCCGGCTTCCAGCTGACGGACCTCTATGAAGACCGCGACCCGGACGAGGCCCTGTCGCGCTATATCGCCAACTATCTCGCCACCCGGGCCGTGCTGACGCCTTGA